DNA sequence from the Vanrija pseudolonga chromosome 7, complete sequence genome:
TCTCCACGACGCCGCTTGAACACTCACCATGGGCGACTTGGGCTGGACGTACTTGATCACGGTCAGGTCGTTCTTGGCACGGatctgggggtgtcagttgaGCTCCAAACCGGAGTACCGGCGTGTAagccgagctggagctgcCATAGCATCCCCAGCTCGGCCTTAATGCCACTCGCTGCGCACTCACCTTGGTCGTGACGTAGTAGTAGATGAGGAGCGAGATGGCCTGGGCGCCAATGTAGCCGGCGCGGAGGTACTGGACCGTCTGCTCGTCCTTGGGCAGGCGGTTGGCGACTGGGGCGGGGTGTCAGCAAAGGTCagtgggggcggcgcgcagcgtcaGGGGCTCGTTCGTCTGCTCACTCTGcatggcgccgagcgagacggcgaggttggtgaAGGCGGGGTTCATTGTGTGTAGTGTGTGCTGTGCGAGGGCCGGTCCGATGAGCGAAGTGAGGTGGGTGTAGAGTTGAGTTGATGCAACAGAGACAAGTGTGGGACGTGGAACAAGGTCGAACGAGCACTGGCCGCGTAGATATCGACGTCGAGGGTCGGCGTTGGTTGTCCTGTCCTGTACTTTTCTGGAACCTTGTTGGAGGCAGCCTGGCGggttggcgctggcgcggcgactgtgggcagggcggcgggcggtgagcggcggcgaccatGCGGGGCAGTCAGCCAAAGCGGAAAGGCGACGACACTCCGTTTCCCAGTCACCCACGCGCACGCCACTAAaagtgccacactcgccCACGCTGAAAAGTTCCGACTGGGCAAGGCCTGCCATTTTTGCTCCCGTTGCTTCCTTGCTGCGTGGCTGCGTCGGTTGTGGTCGGACCACGAGAGTTGGCAGTCAGCCAGCGCAGGCAGCACGGACAGAGACGCAGGGCAACGACGGACCGGCaggaagcagcagcagcaggcagcagccacaACCAACTTCTCACTCGCTCGTCCAAGCCGCATCTCCATCCTCCTCCACTcccccttctcctcctcctcctcctccacctcccctTCTCGCCATGGTCCGCCCCCAgatcgccaacgccgcccgcgccgtcggccgccgcgcaaaCTCGACCCAGGCCAACCCCCAGGTGCAGAAGGCCGTCCAGCAGGCCTCGCAGATCTACGCCCAGGGCGCCCAGACCGTCAAGCGTGTCGCCGGCCCCGTCGGTGACCGTGTTGGCTCGCTCCTCGGTGGTGAGTAGCGGCCTGGGCAGGCAAGGGGTCCAGcgggcaagcagcagcagtaccggcagcgcgacagcgacgccggAAGATACTATCGGAATCGTTCCGGTTCGGAGGTCCGGAaggctcgacgacgacgcctggTTGCACGCCGTCCTCCCGTCGACTCGCTTTGCCGTCTCGCGCAGCACTGCACGTCATGCCTGTCATGGCCGGTGATGCCGGCGTGATGGCCTGGCGATGGAACGgcgacggacgacgacgcagtcCGGTCCCAAACATGGCTAGCCGAGGGATCGTTGTCGGCGAACCGCGCGACAATCTCCTGCGATCTCAACGCTGGCTCAACTGCCTTTACGCCTACcactgctgctactgctaTACCCGCTGCCCTCGACTGCCCGACTCCCGTCACAGATCCCCACTAACCCCCGCAGCCTACCGCGCGCCCTTGACGTACAACTGGAACGTCTTCACCTCGCTCGTGCGCCAGGTCTacaaggccgagaagctcgctccccccacccacctctcGCAGTGGGCCACGGCCTACGCCAACATCtgggcgcgcgcctcgtcgcctgcgtggtggcgcagcgcgctcgagtcgggcgagtgggccAAGGTCGCCATTGCCGTGAGTCGCACCAAGCCTGCCTTAGAGGCCACAactgacacccacccccaggcggtcgaggccTACGGTATCTTCAAGATTGGTGAGATCattggccgccgccacatTGTCGGCTACAAGATCAAGGagcccgccgctgcggctcACTAGGCGTTTAAAAGGCCAACATAGGCCCTAAGAGCATGCACACTTTCACGGAGGATAGGGGATGGCGGGCTGACCTGCAGCGGGGAGAGCCGTGGCCTGGAGCTACCGCTACCCGTCTCGAGAGTCCTGCGCTGCGCTTCGTcgcatcgcgctcgcgctACAAACTATGGTATACCACAAACTAACAAAATACGCAGTGAAACGCCGTCCTGGCTCTGGCCTGTCAACCCATAGTATCTCCAAAACAAAACACTGGTCATCCGCTAGCCCTCGCTAACCCTCTTGGTATCGTTGTCCCTTCGCTCCCATTAATCactctcgtcgtcgctctcggcAACGACCTtgcggcgcgcagcgggtCTCGCCGCAGGCTTGGACTTGCTGTCgggcttgctgctgcccttgGAGGCGGGCGCCTTCGAGCTGCCCTTGGACGCGGGCTTGCTGCTAGCCTTGGACGCAGGCTTGCCCTTGCTCGCGGGCTTCTTCTTTggctgggcgtcagcgcgcgtTTGAGCGACATGACCTACCGAGTCGTCAGCAGCCTTGCTGCcacgcttgcgcttcttcggcacaacctcctcctcagaGTCGCTAAAGTCGCCCTCAGACTCGGAGGGTgacagctcggcctcgggctcggcgtccgactcgctgtcgtcggcctcgctctcATCGGACGACTCGTACTTGTTCTTCTTGGCCTGCGGTGTCAGAATGGAGGGCGGAGTTGGCGAGCTCACCTTCTTGCCGTTCTTCGCcggcgccttcttcgcgggggccttcttcggcgcggccttggccttggcggcgggcttCGCAGCAGCCGCCTTCTTGGGAgtggccttcttcttctttggGCTGTCATCGtactcctcgtcctcctcatcgtcgtcgtccttcaCCTTGGCGCTCTCGGGAATGTCCGAGGGGTCGACTGTACGTCAGCCCGGGCGTTGCCATGCCGAACCCACCATGCCCCTCCTTCCAGGCCACACGGAACTGTGGGAGATTAGTAACAGCCCGCGAAACGTCATCGCACAACTCGCCTTCTCCTGGTATGCCTCACTGCCAGTGTCAGTTGCTTTCAATATCGAAGATATGCCAACTCACGGGATCTCGTCAAAGCcatccacctcgtcgggctcgtcaaACGAGTCCTTGAGGTTGGCGATGATCTTCTCGGTAGTGCCTTTTGCAGCGTCAGGCTCTGGATGATCTTCCCAAAACAAAAATGCCTACTCACATCCCCAATGACGCCACTTGA
Encoded proteins:
- the ATP20 gene encoding ATP synthase subunit g, mitochondrial produces the protein MVRPQIANAARAVGRRANSTQANPQVQKAVQQASQIYAQGAQTVKRVAGPVGDRVGSLLGAYRAPLTYNWNVFTSLVRQVYKAEKLAPPTHLSQWATAYANIWARASSPAWWRSALESGEWAKVAIAAVEAYGIFKIGEIIGRRHIVGYKIKEPAAAAH
- the SPBC2A9.07c gene encoding PARP-type zinc finger-containing protein, whose amino-acid sequence is MPGGYRLEVAPSARAQCNGPKPCNKTKIDKGEFRLGSWVEFKDSGSFKWRHWGCTTEKIIANLKDSFDEPDEVDGFDEIPEAYQEKASCAMTFRGLLLISHSSVWPGRRGMVVDPSDIPESAKVKDDDDEEDEEYDDSPKKKKATPKKAAAAKPAAKAKAAPKKAPAKKAPAKNGKKAKKNKYESSDESEADDSESDAEPEAELSPSESEGDFSDSEEEVVPKKRKRGSKAADDSPKKKPASKGKPASKASSKPASKGSSKAPASKGSSKPDSKSKPAARPAARRKVVAESDDESD